The window CGACGGCGCTCGCGCGTGAGGCGCAGTAGAGGCTCACGTAACGAATGCCCTGTTCGAGATAGCGGCGGGTGAGCAGGCAGTTCCGCGCGTAAGCAGCCTTGAGCTTGTTCGGGTCGTTGGTGCCGTAAAGGTTGTGAACGTGTTCCGGTTCGCGCGAAAGGTCGCTCACCTCCGGCGCGGCGAGCTGCATCTTCGCGGCAAGTTCGTAGGTGGCCATGCGCGCGCCGAGTTCCTCGTTGCCCGGATGCGCGGCGGCGTGCTCGGCGTTGATGAACTTCAGATAATCGCGCGTGGCCTGATCCTCGTCCGGCTTGAGGGTCGCCGGGCGCGCAAGGTTGCGGAGCGGCTGCTGCGCGGCCATGGCAACGGCCTGATGCTGCGCGGAAAGAAAACCATTGCTCCAATTCGCCTTGCCGTTGGGCGGCTCGCCGCGGATGTCCTGCACGGCAACGTAGGTCGGCAGGTTTTGGTTCATGCTCCCGAGCGCGTAGCTGACCCACGCGCCCGCGCTGGGGAAACCTTCGCGCGTGAAACACGAGTTCATGTAGATGCAACCCGGCCCGTGCGTGTTGGTGCGCGACGTCATCGAGTGGATGAACGCGATGTCGTCCACGTGCCGCGCCATGTGCGGGAGCAGTGAGGAGATCCTTTTGCCGCTCTTCCCCGCCGCCGCAAACGCCCACGGCGACTTCATCAGGTTGCCGTTCTTCCCCTGGAAACTCACCTCCGCCTCGCCGCCCGGCAACGGTGTGCCGTTGTACTTCTCGAGCATCGGCTTGTAATCCCACAGATCCACGTGCGAAGCCGCGCCGGGGCAGAAAATTTGGAGGACCTGCTTCGCCTTCGGCGCGAAGTGCGGCTGCCTCGTCGCTCCGGGAGCTTCCGCCGCGAGCAGCGTGGGAAGAAACTCATCGCCCAACAAGTGCGCGAGCGCGACGCCGGTCATCCCGGTGGTCATCTGCCCAAGGAAACGGCGCCGGGCGAGATCGAGGGTCGAAGTCTGGCGATTCATGAGTCAGCTCAACCCATACCGGGTTCGCGACTATGACGCGACTGCTAAATCCCCTGCCCGCCAGCGGTCGGAGAATTTTTTTGCGACGAAAAGAGTGACGATGGAGTTCCGGATTACTTCGTGGGAACCGCAAACGCAGAGGCGGATTCGAAGTCCGGAATCGCCGGGTCATGCACGAACAGGATGTCATCCACGGTGAACTTGTATGTGCCGGTCATCCAGAAACAGAAATCCCGGTTCTCCAGATCGATCCTGCCGTTGTTCCTGCGCAGCACCCTCCGAAAATCCGCCAGACGAACCTGAATGACGCACGGCTCGGTGCCGGAAAGCACCTCGGGCAAATCCACCTGCCAGATTTCCTCTGAACCATCAATGAAGCCCATGGAGACCGTTCCCTCGGAATCTTTCAATCCGTAGGGCTTGAACCACAGGCGCAGGGCGTTGCAGCCGGAGAGGTCCTGATGCGGCCGCGGGAACTTTGCCATGCTGCTCCGCTTGGTCGTGGGACCAG is drawn from Verrucomicrobiota bacterium and contains these coding sequences:
- a CDS encoding DUF1501 domain-containing protein, producing the protein MNRQTSTLDLARRRFLGQMTTGMTGVALAHLLGDEFLPTLLAAEAPGATRQPHFAPKAKQVLQIFCPGAASHVDLWDYKPMLEKYNGTPLPGGEAEVSFQGKNGNLMKSPWAFAAAGKSGKRISSLLPHMARHVDDIAFIHSMTSRTNTHGPGCIYMNSCFTREGFPSAGAWVSYALGSMNQNLPTYVAVQDIRGEPPNGKANWSNGFLSAQHQAVAMAAQQPLRNLARPATLKPDEDQATRDYLKFINAEHAAAHPGNEELGARMATYELAAKMQLAAPEVSDLSREPEHVHNLYGTNDPNKLKAAYARNCLLTRRYLEQGIRYVSLYCASRASAV